The proteins below are encoded in one region of Scylla paramamosain isolate STU-SP2022 chromosome 8, ASM3559412v1, whole genome shotgun sequence:
- the LOC135102784 gene encoding uncharacterized protein LOC135102784 isoform X2, with the protein MEAQFHLQCITTEVTKFYHILSAFTPRVVGQLSVGTLNSRSFRDVKPEVIQMFEQTKLELFEQLISTATMTGWLSAYMNELLIFSNKMSTT; encoded by the exons ATGGAAGCTCAATTTCACCTACAATGCATCACTACAGAAGTGACTAAATTCTACCACATTTTATCAGCATTTACACCCAGGGTTGTTGGCCAGCTCTCTGTGGGAACGTTGAACTCAAGATCTTTCAGGGATGTGAAGCCTGAAGTGATCCAGATGTTTGAACAGACGAAGCTGGAGCTGTTTGAACAACTAATCTCCACCGCAACGATGACTGGATGGCTGTCTGCCTACATGAATGAGTTACTCATCTTCTCTAACAAG ATGTCTACCACCTGA
- the LOC135102784 gene encoding uncharacterized protein LOC135102784 isoform X1, whose product MFTTSFDFPLPSLTILCELAFNFAILHDLEQLVQHLTHIPDCLRDTPNILHLFLTSNPSAYAVTLSSPLGSSNHNLISVFCPITPIAPQGPPNLRCFWHFASASWGDLRRYFADFPWNDYCFCVRDPSLLAERITELIVSGMEAYISRSFSRPKPSKPWFNTACFHAIHDREVAHKKYLSLPSPESHALYISAQNHAKSVRQLAKNSFINRKCQNLSRSSSPRDFWHLAKNISNNFASSSFPPLFQPDCSTAITSISKAELFAQTFAKNSTLDDSGLVPLFPPLSDYFMLPIKILRNDVFHAIAGLNPWKAYGPDGVPPIVLLNCASVLAPCLVKLFQLCLSTSTFPSCWKFAYIQPVPKNGDHSNPQTTIPLL is encoded by the coding sequence atgtttaccaccagctttgactttcctctcccttcactgaccatcctgtgtgaactagccttcaactttgctatcctccacgacctagagcaattggtgcaacatcttactcatattcctgactgtcttcgAGATACACCGaacattcttcaccttttcctgacctctaatccttctgcttatgctgtcaccctctcttctccgttgggctcctctaaccacaatctcatatctgtattttgtcccaTCACTCCAATCGCTCCTCAGGGTCCCCCTAACCTAAGGTgcttctggcattttgcctctgctagttggggggacctgaggaggtattttgctgattttccttggaatgactactgcttctgtgtcagagacccgtctttacttgctgagcgcataacagagttgatagtgtctggcatggaggcgtacatttctcgctctttttctcgacctaaaccttccaaaccttggtttaacacagcttgctttcatgctatacatgatagagaggtggcccacaaaaagtatttaagccttccatcaccagaatctcatgcactttatatttctgcccagaaccatgccaagtctgttcgccaactagccaaaaactccttcattaacagaaagtgtcaaaatctttcaagatctagctcccctcgtgacttctggcacctagccaaaaatatctccaataactttgcttcttcttctttccctcctttatttcaaccagattgcagcactgctatcacatctatttctaaagctgaacttttcgctcaaaccttcgctaaaaactctaccttggacgattctgggctcgttcctctctttcctccactctctgactacttcatgctacctattaaaattcttcgcaatgatgttttccatgccatcgctggcctaaatccttggaaagcttatggacctgatggggtccctcctattgttctcctaaactgtgcctccgtgcttgcaccttgcctagtcaaactctttcagctctgtctgtcaacatctacatttccttcttgctggaagtttgcctacattcagcctgttcctaaaaatggtgaccattctaatcctcaaactaccatcccattgctttaa